One stretch of Microvirga lotononidis DNA includes these proteins:
- a CDS encoding metallophosphoesterase family protein produces the protein MATKSQLIQATGSTQEPLSSSRRPLLIDPRRGDVEDDLASTKSRSLFAIGGRLLAEISIPKLILAWTMLIGLPAVLLGLAPLVVLGWAATFSGQASTALAGIWPLLILAGLGALAWIGGKPVLRAAERSFWSLNALAVQPVYTLFREGLRHIAGKLVPGRPPHRLTRLYAVAALCGGLLVSALAGCLVLLAWPESRWVGDAWDLLTPFHLIVPALANAAVIVGCYVTGAALVWAVADAALGRPSDLMAFDAMPPDARTWRVAHLSDLHAVGERYGFRIESGRTGPQGNGQMRQVLDRLDAVHAREPLDLVLITGDMTDAGRPGEWAAFMDAVADHPALAERLLILPGNHDVNVVDRANPARLELPTSPGKRLRQLRTLSIMEALHGGRVFCFDTESGRLGTTLSERLAPYRDDIAAFADDGGLRRSMRLTRIWDDVFPMIAPPTTEDGLGVVILNSNAEAHFSFTNALGLISALHAKDLAAAMELYPRAGWIVALHHHLVEYPTPAKAFSERIGTALINGTWFVGQLRPFADRLVVFHGHRHTEWIGQCGGVRIVSASSPVMSPSRTGGVSFFVHELSVGGGTLKLASPERIEVRLPDGSGPEWADPFPPADRAASPATGSPDPGHRR, from the coding sequence ATGGCGACGAAGTCCCAGCTCATTCAGGCGACCGGGAGCACGCAGGAGCCGCTCTCGTCGTCTCGGCGGCCTCTCCTGATCGATCCGCGCCGGGGCGACGTGGAGGACGATCTGGCGAGCACCAAGAGCCGCTCTCTCTTCGCCATCGGCGGGCGGCTTCTGGCGGAGATCAGCATCCCGAAGCTGATCCTGGCATGGACCATGCTGATCGGCCTTCCCGCCGTCCTCCTGGGGCTTGCGCCCCTGGTGGTCCTGGGCTGGGCGGCCACGTTCTCCGGGCAGGCCTCGACCGCGCTGGCCGGCATCTGGCCGCTTTTGATCCTCGCCGGCCTCGGCGCCCTCGCCTGGATCGGGGGCAAGCCCGTGCTGCGCGCGGCCGAACGGAGCTTCTGGTCGCTCAACGCCCTGGCCGTCCAGCCCGTCTACACCCTGTTCCGCGAAGGGTTGCGGCATATCGCCGGCAAGCTTGTCCCGGGTCGCCCGCCCCATCGGCTGACGCGCCTCTACGCAGTCGCCGCCCTGTGCGGCGGCCTGCTGGTGAGCGCCCTGGCGGGCTGCCTCGTGCTTCTCGCATGGCCGGAATCGCGCTGGGTCGGCGACGCGTGGGATCTCCTGACCCCGTTCCACCTGATCGTTCCGGCGCTCGCCAACGCGGCCGTCATCGTCGGGTGCTACGTGACCGGCGCCGCGCTCGTCTGGGCCGTGGCCGATGCGGCCCTGGGACGGCCCTCCGATCTCATGGCCTTCGACGCCATGCCGCCCGACGCCCGGACCTGGCGCGTCGCGCATCTGTCGGACCTCCATGCGGTCGGGGAGCGTTACGGGTTCCGCATCGAAAGCGGCCGGACGGGACCGCAGGGCAACGGGCAGATGAGGCAGGTCCTGGACAGGCTGGACGCGGTTCATGCGCGCGAGCCTCTGGATCTCGTCCTGATCACCGGCGACATGACGGATGCGGGCCGGCCCGGCGAATGGGCGGCGTTCATGGATGCCGTCGCCGATCATCCGGCCCTGGCCGAGCGTCTTCTGATCCTTCCCGGCAATCACGACGTGAACGTCGTCGACCGCGCCAATCCGGCCCGGCTGGAGCTCCCGACGAGCCCGGGCAAGCGCCTTCGTCAGTTGCGGACGCTCTCCATCATGGAAGCCCTGCACGGCGGCAGGGTCTTCTGCTTCGACACCGAGAGCGGCCGCCTCGGCACGACCTTGAGCGAGCGGCTCGCACCGTATCGGGACGACATCGCGGCCTTCGCCGACGACGGCGGCCTCCGCCGGTCGATGCGGCTGACGCGGATCTGGGACGACGTGTTTCCCATGATCGCCCCGCCGACGACCGAGGACGGGTTGGGCGTCGTGATCCTCAACTCGAACGCGGAGGCGCATTTCTCCTTCACCAATGCCCTGGGCCTCATCTCGGCCCTCCACGCGAAGGATCTGGCGGCCGCGATGGAGCTCTACCCGCGCGCCGGCTGGATCGTCGCGCTCCATCACCATCTCGTGGAATATCCCACGCCCGCGAAAGCCTTCTCCGAGCGCATCGGCACGGCCCTCATCAACGGAACCTGGTTCGTCGGGCAGCTTCGCCCCTTCGCCGACCGGCTGGTGGTGTTCCATGGACACCGGCACACCGAGTGGATCGGGCAATGCGGCGGCGTGCGGATCGTGTCCGCCTCCTCGCCGGTCATGAGCCCGTCACGGACCGGCGGCGTCTCGTTCTTCGTGCATGAACTTTCGGTCGGCGGCGGGACGCTGAAGCTCGCCTCCCCGGAGCGCATCGAGGTCAGGCTTCCCGACGGGTCCGGTCCGGAATGGGCGGATCCGTTTCCTCCGGCGGACCGAGCAGCATCGCCAGCCACCGGGTCGCCGGATCCTGGGCACAGAAGGTGA
- a CDS encoding thiamine pyrophosphate-requiring protein, with the protein MAETVADFIWQRLQEWGVRRVYGYPGDGIGGLIGALSRVEDSIEFVQARHEEMAGLMACAEAKFTGEVGICIATSGPGAIHLLNGLYDAKLDHQPVLALVGQQARTVLGAHYQQDLDLQTLFKDVAGAYVETASTPEQVRHLIDRAYRIAKAERRVTCVILPNDLQAEPMVQPAREHGMTHSGVGIEMSPVVPDAEALGRAAEVLNAGERVAILVGAGALGATDEVIAVAERLGAGVAKALLGKAAVPDDLPFCTGSIGLLGTKASWDLMTECDTLLMVGSSFPYTEFLPKEGQARGVQIDLDAGMLGLRYPMEVNLVGDAAATLAALLPFLDEKTDRSWRDTIASNIEESRRQLAGMAAAPAQPINPQRVAAELSPRLPDRCIVTADSGTTTVWYARDLAFRRGMMGSVSGTLATMGCAVPYAIAAKFAHPNRPVIALVGDGAMQMNGLAELITIAKYRDRWADPRLVVMVLNNRDLAYVTWEERVQSGDPKWESSQSLPDVPYAEFAKSIGLDGLRVEDPDEIGPAWDRALAADRPFVLDMVTDPNVPPLPPHITLKQARHFMGALVRGDPDTGSVLANTAREIVGSILPSKDKS; encoded by the coding sequence ATGGCAGAGACAGTGGCCGATTTCATATGGCAGCGCTTGCAGGAATGGGGCGTGCGCCGGGTCTACGGCTATCCGGGCGACGGCATCGGCGGCCTGATCGGGGCGCTTTCCCGGGTGGAGGATTCCATCGAGTTCGTTCAGGCGCGGCATGAGGAGATGGCCGGGCTGATGGCCTGCGCCGAGGCGAAGTTTACGGGCGAGGTCGGGATCTGCATCGCAACCTCGGGACCCGGGGCCATCCATCTGCTCAACGGCCTCTACGATGCCAAGCTCGATCACCAGCCGGTCCTGGCCCTTGTCGGGCAGCAGGCCCGCACCGTACTCGGGGCTCATTACCAGCAGGACCTAGACCTGCAGACGCTCTTCAAGGACGTGGCCGGCGCCTATGTGGAAACGGCCTCGACGCCGGAGCAGGTGCGGCATCTCATCGACCGGGCCTACCGGATCGCCAAGGCCGAGCGGCGGGTCACCTGCGTGATCCTTCCCAACGACCTCCAGGCCGAGCCGATGGTGCAGCCGGCGCGCGAGCATGGGATGACCCATTCGGGCGTCGGCATCGAGATGTCGCCCGTCGTTCCGGACGCCGAGGCGCTCGGCCGCGCGGCGGAAGTGCTGAATGCGGGCGAGCGCGTTGCGATCCTCGTCGGCGCGGGAGCCCTCGGAGCGACCGACGAGGTCATCGCCGTCGCGGAGCGGCTGGGAGCCGGCGTCGCCAAGGCGCTTCTCGGCAAAGCCGCCGTGCCCGACGACCTGCCGTTCTGCACCGGGTCCATCGGCCTTCTGGGAACGAAGGCGAGCTGGGACCTGATGACGGAGTGCGACACGCTGCTGATGGTCGGATCGAGCTTTCCCTACACGGAATTCCTGCCGAAGGAGGGGCAGGCCCGGGGCGTGCAGATCGACCTCGATGCGGGCATGCTGGGCCTGCGCTATCCCATGGAAGTCAACCTCGTGGGCGATGCGGCCGCCACATTGGCGGCCCTCCTGCCTTTCCTCGACGAAAAAACCGACCGCTCCTGGCGCGACACCATCGCGTCGAACATCGAGGAATCGCGCAGGCAGCTCGCCGGCATGGCCGCCGCTCCGGCCCAGCCGATCAATCCGCAGCGGGTCGCGGCCGAGCTGTCGCCGCGCCTGCCGGACCGCTGCATCGTCACCGCCGACAGCGGCACCACAACCGTGTGGTATGCGCGCGACCTCGCGTTCCGGCGCGGGATGATGGGCTCCGTGTCCGGGACCCTGGCGACCATGGGCTGCGCGGTGCCCTATGCCATTGCGGCGAAATTCGCCCATCCCAACCGTCCTGTGATCGCACTCGTCGGCGACGGTGCCATGCAGATGAACGGCCTCGCGGAACTCATCACCATCGCGAAATACCGCGACCGCTGGGCCGATCCGCGCCTCGTCGTGATGGTGCTGAACAACCGCGACCTCGCCTATGTCACCTGGGAGGAGAGGGTGCAGTCGGGCGATCCCAAATGGGAATCCTCACAGTCATTGCCCGACGTGCCCTATGCGGAATTCGCGAAGTCCATTGGCCTCGACGGCCTTCGCGTGGAGGATCCGGACGAGATCGGCCCGGCTTGGGACCGAGCGCTCGCGGCCGACCGGCCCTTCGTGCTCGACATGGTGACCGACCCGAACGTGCCGCCGCTTCCGCCGCACATCACCCTGAAACAGGCGCGCCACTTCATGGGAGCTCTCGTCAGAGGCGATCCGGATACGGGAAGCGTCCTGGCGAACACGGCACGCGAGATCGTCGGATCGATCCTGCCGTCGAAGGACAAGTCGTAA
- a CDS encoding sensor domain-containing diguanylate cyclase, which produces MFAVPQPPPNEAERLDVLFACGILDTSPDERFDRITRLAAQFYKADAAFIGFIDDRYQWMKSIQGEGVGPWIERERSVCQLVISSGEPLVIGDMQADSRLEGHPVVPLLPFRFYAGVPLLTDDGAAVASLCILKREPQVADGFDLSPLKDLGAIAVDELELWRLNRELERSSATDGLTGLANRRAFDTTLDRAWRRLQRTREPLSLLLMDLDFFKILNDRAGHPAGDEALRQFAKILAATVSRPDDLAARYGGEEFALILPDTDHAGALAVARTVRDSLASARIAHAGGIGGRLTTSIGLATVGPEDVDCPDALVARADAALYRAKQEGRDRCATWGA; this is translated from the coding sequence GTGTTTGCCGTGCCCCAGCCCCCACCGAACGAAGCCGAACGGCTCGATGTCCTCTTTGCCTGCGGGATCCTCGATACGTCTCCGGATGAGCGGTTCGACCGCATCACCCGCCTGGCTGCCCAGTTCTACAAGGCGGACGCCGCGTTCATCGGCTTCATCGACGACCGCTATCAGTGGATGAAGTCGATCCAGGGGGAAGGCGTGGGTCCCTGGATCGAGAGGGAGCGATCGGTATGCCAGCTCGTGATCTCGTCGGGAGAACCCCTGGTCATCGGAGACATGCAGGCCGATTCACGGCTTGAGGGGCATCCGGTCGTTCCCCTCCTGCCCTTCCGCTTCTACGCCGGCGTGCCGCTCCTGACCGATGACGGTGCCGCGGTCGCATCTTTGTGCATCCTCAAGCGCGAGCCGCAGGTCGCCGACGGGTTCGACCTGTCCCCCTTGAAGGATCTCGGGGCGATCGCCGTGGACGAGCTCGAGCTCTGGCGGCTCAACCGGGAGCTGGAACGATCCTCCGCGACCGACGGCCTGACCGGCCTGGCGAACCGGCGCGCCTTCGACACGACCCTCGATCGGGCATGGCGGCGGCTCCAGCGCACCAGAGAGCCCCTTTCTCTCCTGCTGATGGACCTCGACTTCTTCAAGATCCTCAACGACCGGGCCGGGCATCCGGCGGGCGACGAGGCACTTCGGCAATTCGCCAAGATCCTGGCGGCAACAGTCAGCCGGCCCGACGACTTGGCGGCCCGCTATGGCGGCGAGGAATTCGCCCTCATCCTGCCGGATACCGACCATGCCGGGGCCCTGGCGGTTGCGCGGACGGTCCGGGATTCCCTCGCTTCGGCCCGGATCGCGCATGCGGGCGGCATCGGCGGGCGTCTGACCACGAGCATCGGGCTCGCGACCGTCGGCCCGGAGGATGTGGACTGCCCGGATGCCCTGGTGGCCCGGGCCGATGCGGCCCTGTACCGGGCCAAGCAGGAAGGCCGGGACCGCTGCGCCACATGGGGCGCCTGA
- a CDS encoding patatin-like phospholipase family protein codes for MKRSPVLVDLALQGGGSHGAFTWGVLDRLLEESWLHITGISGTSAGAMNAAVLADGWLEGGAEGARDALDRYWDRVSRAAAFSPLQRSPLDRLMGRWTLDTSPAYVAMDLASRLLAPSDLNPSGFNPLRRILAESIDFERLVASPIQLFVTATSVRTGRGRIFRNGEITPDVLLASACLPTMFAAIEIDGELYWDGGYVGNPTITPLVRETDAHDTILVQINPPERKEMPRTASDILNRLNEISFNSPLMKELRMIALLRQVADPGTGEGARWARMRTHRIRSDMLAEFGASSKLNGEREFVLMLRNEGRRAASEFLDTRADDLGERSTADLDVLLAEC; via the coding sequence ATGAAACGGAGTCCGGTCCTGGTGGATCTGGCCCTTCAGGGCGGAGGATCTCACGGCGCCTTCACCTGGGGCGTGCTGGACCGGCTTCTCGAAGAGTCCTGGCTTCACATCACGGGTATTTCAGGCACATCGGCCGGCGCGATGAACGCCGCGGTCCTGGCGGATGGCTGGCTCGAAGGCGGCGCGGAGGGGGCACGCGATGCCCTCGACCGGTATTGGGATCGCGTGTCGCGGGCCGCGGCCTTCAGTCCCTTGCAGCGGTCTCCCCTGGACCGGCTCATGGGCCGGTGGACCCTCGACACGTCCCCGGCCTATGTGGCGATGGACTTGGCCTCGCGGCTTCTCGCTCCCTCCGACCTCAACCCGTCCGGGTTCAATCCCCTGCGTCGGATCCTGGCCGAGAGCATCGATTTCGAACGCCTGGTCGCGTCCCCGATCCAGCTGTTCGTCACGGCGACGAGCGTGCGAACGGGACGCGGCCGCATCTTCCGCAATGGCGAAATCACACCCGATGTCCTCCTGGCCTCCGCCTGCCTGCCGACGATGTTCGCGGCCATCGAGATCGACGGCGAGCTTTATTGGGACGGCGGTTACGTGGGCAATCCCACCATCACGCCGCTGGTCCGCGAGACGGATGCGCACGACACCATCCTGGTTCAGATCAATCCGCCCGAGCGCAAGGAAATGCCTCGAACGGCGTCCGACATCCTCAATCGCCTCAACGAGATTTCCTTCAACTCTCCCCTGATGAAGGAACTCCGGATGATCGCCCTGCTGCGCCAGGTGGCGGATCCCGGAACCGGCGAGGGCGCGCGCTGGGCCCGCATGCGCACGCACCGGATCCGGAGCGACATGCTGGCCGAGTTCGGCGCCTCGTCGAAGCTCAATGGCGAGCGCGAATTCGTGTTGATGCTGCGGAATGAGGGACGACGCGCCGCGAGTGAGTTCCTGGACACGCGTGCCGACGACCTGGGCGAGCGCTCGACAGCCGATCTGGATGTCCTGCTGGCGGAGTGCTGA
- a CDS encoding AI-2E family transporter: MHWPLITLVVLALLGAIYVAEAVIAPFAFALFLIALVWPLQFRLQAYIPRLVALAVSILLVVVAFSGFASLIVWSFGRVGRWILSNLGRFQELYNQMSFWLEERGVAVASLWADHFNIGWLVGLTQKLTSQVNTTLSFWLVVLVYVILGLLEVEATARKVNALPNRRIARVLLAGSAETGVKIRRYMVVRTLMSILTGALVWAFAVLFGLPLAQEWGVIAFTLNYIPFIGPFIATLFPTLLAMVEFDTWQAVIVVFACLNVIQFVVGSYIEPRLSGSVLAMSPSVVLFSIFLWTFLWGIPGTFIGLPITIAVLTFCAQDPATRWLAMLLGPPEETDPPIPDRTRREA, from the coding sequence ATGCATTGGCCGTTGATCACCCTCGTGGTCCTGGCTCTTCTCGGTGCGATCTATGTGGCCGAGGCCGTGATTGCTCCATTCGCCTTTGCGCTGTTCCTGATCGCGCTCGTCTGGCCCCTACAGTTCCGGCTTCAGGCCTATATTCCGCGCCTCGTCGCCCTGGCCGTCAGCATCCTGCTGGTCGTGGTCGCGTTCAGCGGCTTCGCCTCTCTCATCGTCTGGTCCTTCGGACGCGTCGGGCGGTGGATCCTGTCCAACCTGGGCCGCTTCCAGGAGCTTTACAACCAGATGTCGTTCTGGCTCGAGGAAAGAGGGGTCGCCGTGGCGAGTCTCTGGGCCGATCACTTCAACATCGGCTGGCTCGTCGGCCTGACGCAGAAGCTTACCAGCCAGGTGAACACCACCCTGAGCTTCTGGCTCGTCGTTCTCGTCTACGTGATCCTCGGCCTCCTGGAGGTCGAGGCGACGGCCAGGAAAGTCAATGCTCTCCCGAACCGCCGCATCGCGCGGGTCCTGCTCGCCGGAAGCGCGGAAACCGGCGTGAAGATCCGGCGCTACATGGTGGTCCGGACCCTGATGAGCATTCTCACGGGTGCGCTCGTCTGGGCCTTCGCGGTGCTGTTCGGGCTGCCGCTCGCTCAGGAATGGGGCGTGATCGCCTTCACGCTGAACTACATCCCGTTCATCGGCCCGTTCATCGCGACGCTGTTTCCGACCCTGCTCGCCATGGTCGAGTTCGACACGTGGCAGGCGGTCATCGTCGTCTTCGCCTGCCTGAACGTCATTCAGTTCGTCGTCGGGAGCTATATCGAGCCGCGCCTGTCGGGCAGCGTTCTCGCCATGTCTCCCTCCGTGGTGCTGTTCTCCATCTTCCTCTGGACATTCCTCTGGGGGATCCCGGGAACCTTCATCGGCCTGCCGATCACGATCGCCGTTCTCACCTTCTGTGCCCAGGATCCGGCGACCCGGTGGCTGGCGATGCTGCTCGGTCCGCCGGAGGAAACGGATCCGCCCATTCCGGACCGGACCCGTCGGGAAGCCTGA